aaatcaattaataaattttttttatttaaaatactaaattaaactaagtgacttattaatgtggattatgtaacaaactcaataaaaaaaattttatatagtcaatgataataaattagatgaaaattatattattaatttatataattattatataattaactaattgatattatatattggttaattcatagaatattaacgaGTGttgataacatatttaaaattttatattgttaatagtgataggttagatgaagatatatataaaatattgttaatttatagaatattaataagtattaataacatatttaaaattttatattattaattgtacaattattatataaataatatatataaaatatttttttatttttatttttcattcggtccggtccgatccggaaAAACCGTAGACCGGATCGAAACTTTTCTGTTCTCTAAAACGTGGACTGAGACCGACCGGTCTCAGTCTTGATCCGAACCGAAACGATCGATCCGTTCAGTCcaaccggaccgtttatcactcATACGGAGGTCATCAAGCACATATCCGCCGATTATAAACTTTTTTACCAACCTGCAGCTAAAAGATAAGATAAGTCACgagggaaaataaaaagaagtaaagtaagaaatcaataaaatttggtaggcgtatattttttttttgcttaaaaaaaaaaagaaaagaaaagaagaaaattgtaAGTTTGTAGCTTTCACTGGAACAGCCATTCCTAGGAGCCGAAAGAAAGTGAGTACAAAATACAAATGCCATAGCCACTCGGAGCAAACGATGAACTCCAATTTCTTTGGGGTCGGGTCCGTCCTATCACTGCCGGATCATAAAATTGGCATTGCAGTAGCAAATTTTGTAAAACTATAAGTTGCATTATATTCGTGGAAAAGAGtgaatagaaaaagaaagtgattgctatatttatagaaacagAAATCATGTATCACAATTCGTCATTGCTAATAACAGATACTCTCTCATATACAGATGTCTCTCTAAATCTCTTGGGAAGAATACAACGGCCTCCAAATCGCTGCTGCAAGTAAACAAGCACGGTGAATAGCAGACCACCACATGGGATGATGATGTCCCATGCAGTGGAATAAAAATCCATCCTATGATTTGCATAAAGGTATGATGAATCAAGGTACCACGTAGAACTGTGAGCCCTGTAAAGGTCATAGGCATGAGGCAGCAGACGAACAATGGTGGTTCCAATGTAAAAGGAAGAGGCAAGAGCCTTTTCTCCTGAATTAGAAAATAAGTTGAACAATATTTGTGGAAGTAGAAAACCATCCAGGAGCAAACCAGCATAAGATTTGATGTCCTCCCAGAAAGGAGGAGCATGCTGCTTGTAAACATTGCGCTGCGGTACTAGAAATTTCCCCAACTGTCTCTGGTAAGGCTTCTTCCATTGGTGCACAGACCAAGCAATCAACCCACCGGCTATATACATTGGTAAAGCCACATATAGAGCCTTTCTTTCTGAAACCCACAACTCCTTTTGGCTTCCATCATCTTGTCTTGCAGACCAAGTCAGTTGGAGAAGGCGCAACTGCAAAAGGAAAGCTACCATTGTTACCACCCTTACTATTACTTCATTCACTTCAAGCCATCCACCGCTCCCAAGAAAAACATTCGTCTGGTTATGGCTACCCATGAACAAGGCTTCAAAGTTCAACAGCAGAGGAATCATATGCCCCAGCGTAAGAACGATGGCCATCACAATGGAAATGAAGGGAAGCACTTGTGGGTGCCTTTTCATGTAAAAGAGCTGCAGGCCCACAAAAAAGCATGCTAGTGTATTAGAAATCAGAACCATGGTAATCTCCAAGTCCATTCTCCAAATAGATGCTTTAGCTTGGGTATTGGTTATTGAATTTGAGGACAATTGAAGGGGTTCAAAGTAAAGAGGATCCAACTTTTCTCGTTTGCTTTCAATGGTTCCCTTTACAATTTCACCATGCTCGGCATGCAACGGAGGGAATTGAACATTAATCTGTATTTCACAGTCTAATGAATCATTTCTAACCAAATTTTGATTAGTCAGTCCAAGATGCCGACACCCTATCATGCACAGAAGACCTGTATCTCTAGAATATATTCCTTCTGCAGAAATATCAATGGCTTTGGATGAAGTATCAACACTGAACTTGAAATCGGGTCGAGGTATGAAGCTCATTTTGTAGCTGATATTGAGCATGCTGCTATGGCTGTAGTTCATGTGGAAGGCAGCAGGCCCTGTAACACTTGGAGCTGTCAACACAACTGTGTGCCCATAATACTGTTGCAAATAAAGCTGATCACCTACAAATAATGGGGTCGAATAACCCGTTGCTACTTTTCCTGTGCTGTTGCTAATAGACATATCAAACCTCATGTCCAATGAATACCCATCAGGATATGTCTTTCCCTTGCTCCTAATCTTCCTTTTTGCACAATAATTTCTTGCATTCTCAATCTCAGTATACTCATATTTAAGACCTTGGACGTCAATTGATCTTGCCCAAGAACTCTGAAATCCAATTTTGCCAAAGTAACCAAAATCGTTCACATGTTTCCTGCTCCGAATTTCTCCCACGATAGTACTTCGGTTCCTTAAGGAGACAACTGGAGGAAAGATCAAACTCAACCCGATCGAGCAATCTCCAACAGAAGCATTTGCCCAAGACTCTGTAACATTCAAAATTCGGCATGCAACACCACAAAGCCTATTCTCCTTCTCATCCCACTCAGCCTCAGCAATCAACGTAGTATTAGGATCAAAAGGAAAGTCGTAACCAGTATAACTAGAGTGACGAAAACTCAACAACATCTGCACCTTTCGTCCCTCCCAACACCAAATTCCCCGATAAAACATAGAATTAGGCAAATACCGGATACTCCCACCAAAAGGATTACAATTGCCACTACCACAATGACGCCCATATTCCAGTGAATAACTAAAAGTCTGTCCACGGGGAAAGGGACAAACAAAACGGTTCGTCCTGTTTCGAGATAAATTCTCTCCCCCATCGTAACCACTCAAACAATCACtcccattttctttctcaataaaCGTGTATTCATGATTCGAGTATTTGAACCCCATTATTGAAATTGGCTCAAAATAGTTTGAATCATCCTTATCATTACTCGAACTTTCTAAAGTCCCACCAATCAAACTACCATAAATGCTTGAATTAATCGGATAATTAAGCTTAAGAACAGCATTAAAACGGTTTCTCTTACCTGGATCAACGTAAGTCGAGAAGGATCCGACCATACAGAGTTTCCCAGAAGATTCAGACCAGTACCCATCAAGCAAAAACCGGGCTACGGGCCGCCAAGGCAACCGTCTCGGTCCTCGGAACCGAATCTGGCGTAATAGCCGGTGCGTCGTGTTGCTGAAAACTGGGTACATAGCCGGGTTCCGGAGGTTCAGGGTGGCTTGGACCTTGAAGACGCCATCGGAGGAAGTATTTTTGGAATGTAAGGGTATGAATGTGAGAGATTTCGGGGAATCGGTAGAGGTTTGGTTGAAAATCCGGTCGCCACCGGAAAAGAATCCTGTGCGGAAGAGGAGGAACTGAGAGGTGCTAGTGGAGTAGGAGAAGGGGAAGCTGTTGGTGGACTCGGGAACAACTTCGTTGCAGTGCTGGGTGTACGATATTTCGGGTATTGAGTTCGAGGTAGTGGTTAGGCTTTGAACCAGAGATGTGTTGGTGGGGATGTTGGCAATGAAtaagaagaggaaggagaggaGGGGAGCAAGGGGGGATTTGCTGGACTTTGAGAGTTTTCTTTGGAATTTGGGCAATgaaggtgaagaagaagaagaagaatcggaGTCCATTGGTGGGAGTTGGTAGGGAAGGTTGAGAATCTGAGATGCTTTTCGGATTTCAAACTTATATAGGCCTCTCCGAGCAGGGGAGCTGTAGCTTCGTTTGGTTGGGGTCCCCAAAAACTCCATTTGGAAAAcgctttttttattcatcattattACACATTacaagttatatttttttatttttatatttttttcctattaaatatgtgttatatagataataagttaaaagaatttaataaatttaagaagaataaaaaaaattaaaaattaaaaatattttacaaaataaaaaaaatatgatgtgaagatgatgagtcgcaaaactcacaaaattcaaaattcaaaatcatgtTTCTTTGAAATTATCTTATATTGTCATGggcaccattttttttttttttgggggggcgGTTTTTGTCTTATTTATATGCGACCAGGTTTATGCTTTGTCATGCCATGATGCCATCAACAAAACATCTGAGAGGTAAAGTCGATGCCTTTAGATTCGAAGTATCTACACATAACTTGTATTgagtttattttagtttattttattaagaagataTGACTTTGTTTCCATCGCCATTATTCGTCAGTGTCGATGTGAACTTTGCTTGGGGTCTTTTGAATATGTAGATTGAAGAAACCAGCAAGTGTACATCCAAAActcacaacaaaaaaatattacaattataTGACAACCGTTATCGTATTCTGCTCAAATGAGTTCGGCTGAAAAATGTATTATAATAAAGCCTTTGAAAAATGCAATTCATGACGTGAGACTGATAGataagtataaaataaaatataactttctAATAATTTGATATCATCTAAaaggatgatgaataatattactcGCAAATGGCTTTCGCATTTATTTTCCTCGGTCGAGGAAAGAATTCTTGGGAGGAAATACATGGTGAATTTGTGGGAGAGACTGGTGGGTTGGAACTTGGGATGGATGTCATGGATTTAACTTCATGCCAAGGAGATGTAAACCTCTGAAAATTGGATATGGGATCTATTTCCTTTGCCATGCTAAAACATCCTTGTCAAAAATTACAGACACAAAATCATTATCAAGCACACCAACCCAACATGGAATTTTATTTCATAGCCTGAAAGTCTGCAAGCCATAATCTATGATACATATATAACACAGCCTTACTAAGGCACTTTTCACCACCATGCATGACACAACAACCATATATTGACAAATGACCAATCTTTTGCCAAGCAAGTGTTGATATCATACAtatttacaaacaaaataaaggTCTTGGTATGGTAATTCAGGAGTTACCAGCAAATTCATTTTTCAGGCTCAATAAAGTGGCTGTAGTCCATGCCCTTGTCAGAAAATGCTTCCACAAGCTTTGGCAAGAGCTTAGCAACCATGATTTTGAATCCCTTAGAACTTCCCTTTATATTTTCAACCTCGGCCTTTCCGCACCCAAAAGCATAGCCCACTGGAGCTCCTTCCATATATGCCTTACAAGCCATTAGAATAGACTCTGCGCATTGCCTGAAGTGTTCTTCCACTAATGCCTCGAAGTGCTGCACCAGCAAAAAGttgaacataaaaaataatgcttAATCATGAAAAAGGATAAATTCAAATGTAATAGCATTTTCTCTAATAAAATAGGGTTTGGTCATGTAAgttgccaattttttttttttg
This genomic interval from Juglans regia cultivar Chandler chromosome 3, Walnut 2.0, whole genome shotgun sequence contains the following:
- the LOC108990636 gene encoding uncharacterized protein LOC108990636, with amino-acid sequence MDSDSSSSSSPSLPKFQRKLSKSSKSPLAPLLSFLFLFIANIPTNTSLVQSLTTTSNSIPEISYTQHCNEVVPESTNSFPFSYSTSTSQFLLFRTGFFSGGDRIFNQTSTDSPKSLTFIPLHSKNTSSDGVFKVQATLNLRNPAMYPVFSNTTHRLLRQIRFRGPRRLPWRPVARFLLDGYWSESSGKLCMVGSFSTYVDPGKRNRFNAVLKLNYPINSSIYGSLIGGTLESSSNDKDDSNYFEPISIMGFKYSNHEYTFIEKENGSDCLSGYDGGENLSRNRTNRFVCPFPRGQTFSYSLEYGRHCGSGNCNPFGGSIRYLPNSMFYRGIWCWEGRKVQMLLSFRHSSYTGYDFPFDPNTTLIAEAEWDEKENRLCGVACRILNVTESWANASVGDCSIGLSLIFPPVVSLRNRSTIVGEIRSRKHVNDFGYFGKIGFQSSWARSIDVQGLKYEYTEIENARNYCAKRKIRSKGKTYPDGYSLDMRFDMSISNSTGKVATGYSTPLFVGDQLYLQQYYGHTVVLTAPSVTGPAAFHMNYSHSSMLNISYKMSFIPRPDFKFSVDTSSKAIDISAEGIYSRDTGLLCMIGCRHLGLTNQNLVRNDSLDCEIQINVQFPPLHAEHGEIVKGTIESKREKLDPLYFEPLQLSSNSITNTQAKASIWRMDLEITMVLISNTLACFFVGLQLFYMKRHPQVLPFISIVMAIVLTLGHMIPLLLNFEALFMGSHNQTNVFLGSGGWLEVNEVIVRVVTMVAFLLQLRLLQLTWSARQDDGSQKELWVSERKALYVALPMYIAGGLIAWSVHQWKKPYQRQLGKFLVPQRNVYKQHAPPFWEDIKSYAGLLLDGFLLPQILFNLFSNSGEKALASSFYIGTTIVRLLPHAYDLYRAHSSTWYLDSSYLYANHRMDFYSTAWDIIIPCGGLLFTVLVYLQQRFGGRCILPKRFRETSVYERVSVISNDEL